One segment of uncultured Tolumonas sp. DNA contains the following:
- a CDS encoding oxidative damage protection protein has product MSRIVFCQRLKKEAPGMAFQLVPGELGKRIFDNISQEAWAEWQKKQTMLINEKKLNMMNTEHRALLQAEMEKYLFEDGEVQIDGYVPPSAK; this is encoded by the coding sequence ATGTCCCGAATTGTTTTTTGTCAGCGCCTAAAAAAAGAAGCACCTGGTATGGCCTTTCAACTGGTGCCCGGTGAATTGGGTAAGCGGATTTTTGACAACATCTCTCAGGAAGCCTGGGCGGAATGGCAAAAAAAACAGACCATGCTGATCAATGAAAAGAAACTCAACATGATGAACACCGAGCATCGTGCTTTGCTGCAAGCGGAGATGGAAAAATATCTGTTTGAAGATGGTGAAGTGCAAATCGACGGTTATGTGCCACCGAGCGCTAAATAA